Proteins found in one Carcharodon carcharias isolate sCarCar2 chromosome 8, sCarCar2.pri, whole genome shotgun sequence genomic segment:
- the ccn1l1 gene encoding cellular communication network factor 1, like 1 isoform X2, with protein MEPCDYIKGLECSFGSSDTATRGICRAKSEGRPCEFSGNIYQNGENFQPNCKHQCTCIDGVVGCMPLCPQEFSLPTMDCPKPRLVKIPGQCCEEWACDTNHIGEDSGDSTEEADDSMSYEEIGDQPDAEPLSSNELTDLIRGGLKIEPAWRAQAHDRNSKSKCLVQTTDWSQCSKTCGIGISTRVTSDNPQCKLMKETRLCQFRPCNVTLNTNLKKGKKCLRMKKAKESVRFTYAGCTSVRRYKPRWCGSCTDGRCCTPSQTRTIHVRFLCEDGETFSKSMMWTNKCRCHYNCPYQNEISYPYYMLHNDIHKFSE; from the exons ATGGAACCCTGTGACTACATCAAGGGACTCGAGTGTAGCTTCGGCTCCAGTGACACTGCCACACGGGGTATCTGCCGAG CCAAATCTGAAGGAAGGCCCTGTgagttcagtgggaatatctaccAGAACGGAGAGAACTTTCAACCCAACTGCAAGCACCAGTGTACCTGTATCGATGGAGTGGTGGGCTGTATGCCCCTTTGTCCCCAGGAGTTCTCTCTGCCAACCATGGACTGCCCCAAGCCTCGGCTGGTCAAGATACCAGGCCAGTGCTGTGAGGAATGGGCCTGTGACACCAACCATATTGGCGAAGACTCTGGCGATAGCACCGAGGAGGCGGATGACTCGATGAGTTACGAAGAGATTGGAGACCAGCCAGATGCAGAACCGCTATCGAGCAATGAATTGACTGACCTGATAAGAGGAGGCCTTAAGATAGAGCCAG CCTGGAGAGCGCAGGCCCACGATCGTAACTCCAAGTCAAAGTGCCTGGTTCAGACCACTGACTGGTCCCAATGCTCCAAGACCTGCGGCATCGGCATCTCTACCAGAGTGACCAGTGACAACCCCCAGTGCAAACTGATGAAAGAGACTCGCCTCTGCCAGTTCCGTCCCTGCAATGTGACACTCAATACCAACCTCAAG AAAGGCAAGAAGTGCTTGAGAATGAAGAAGGCCAAGGAGTCTGTGCGATTCACCTATGCTGGATGCACCAGTGTGCGGAGATACAAACCCCGCTGGTGCGGCTCCTGCACTGATGGGCGTTGCTGCACCCCATCGCAGACCCGCACCATCCACGTGCGCTTCCTCTGCGAGGACGGTGAGACCTTCTCCAAGAGCATGATGTGGACCAACAAGTGCCGGTGCCACTACAACTGCCCGTACCAGAATGAGATCTCCTACCCTTACTACATGCTTCACAATGATATTCACAAGTTTTCTGAGTAA
- the ccn1l1 gene encoding cellular communication network factor 1, like 1 isoform X1 yields the protein MEALLYLMILLCTTAGVEIGCGPECHCPDAPPSCAPGNSLIVDGCNCCKVCARQFNQDCSIMEPCDYIKGLECSFGSSDTATRGICRAKSEGRPCEFSGNIYQNGENFQPNCKHQCTCIDGVVGCMPLCPQEFSLPTMDCPKPRLVKIPGQCCEEWACDTNHIGEDSGDSTEEADDSMSYEEIGDQPDAEPLSSNELTDLIRGGLKIEPAWRAQAHDRNSKSKCLVQTTDWSQCSKTCGIGISTRVTSDNPQCKLMKETRLCQFRPCNVTLNTNLKKGKKCLRMKKAKESVRFTYAGCTSVRRYKPRWCGSCTDGRCCTPSQTRTIHVRFLCEDGETFSKSMMWTNKCRCHYNCPYQNEISYPYYMLHNDIHKFSE from the exons GTGGAGATTGGCTGTGGACCAGAGTGCCATTGCCCTGATGCCCCTCCGAGTTGTGCCCCGGGCAATAGCTTGATAGTGGATGGCTGCAACTGTTGTAAGGTCTGTGCTCGGCAATTCAACCAGGATTGCAGCATCATGGAACCCTGTGACTACATCAAGGGACTCGAGTGTAGCTTCGGCTCCAGTGACACTGCCACACGGGGTATCTGCCGAG CCAAATCTGAAGGAAGGCCCTGTgagttcagtgggaatatctaccAGAACGGAGAGAACTTTCAACCCAACTGCAAGCACCAGTGTACCTGTATCGATGGAGTGGTGGGCTGTATGCCCCTTTGTCCCCAGGAGTTCTCTCTGCCAACCATGGACTGCCCCAAGCCTCGGCTGGTCAAGATACCAGGCCAGTGCTGTGAGGAATGGGCCTGTGACACCAACCATATTGGCGAAGACTCTGGCGATAGCACCGAGGAGGCGGATGACTCGATGAGTTACGAAGAGATTGGAGACCAGCCAGATGCAGAACCGCTATCGAGCAATGAATTGACTGACCTGATAAGAGGAGGCCTTAAGATAGAGCCAG CCTGGAGAGCGCAGGCCCACGATCGTAACTCCAAGTCAAAGTGCCTGGTTCAGACCACTGACTGGTCCCAATGCTCCAAGACCTGCGGCATCGGCATCTCTACCAGAGTGACCAGTGACAACCCCCAGTGCAAACTGATGAAAGAGACTCGCCTCTGCCAGTTCCGTCCCTGCAATGTGACACTCAATACCAACCTCAAG AAAGGCAAGAAGTGCTTGAGAATGAAGAAGGCCAAGGAGTCTGTGCGATTCACCTATGCTGGATGCACCAGTGTGCGGAGATACAAACCCCGCTGGTGCGGCTCCTGCACTGATGGGCGTTGCTGCACCCCATCGCAGACCCGCACCATCCACGTGCGCTTCCTCTGCGAGGACGGTGAGACCTTCTCCAAGAGCATGATGTGGACCAACAAGTGCCGGTGCCACTACAACTGCCCGTACCAGAATGAGATCTCCTACCCTTACTACATGCTTCACAATGATATTCACAAGTTTTCTGAGTAA